One genomic region from Nocardioides plantarum encodes:
- a CDS encoding response regulator transcription factor, with the protein MTPRVRLAIVDDYAVVVAGVAALLADEDIDVVETGASQPVLTDVDVVLYDTFGQVEGTGISLSDFVRESGAKVVVYSWNLHPSLIQQALDGGARGYLSKVLTGPEVVRALKRVLAGETVVVTGYDETSVGGAGDWPGRSAGLSPREAEVVALITQGLSNQDIADRVYLGINTVKTYIRTACRKMGVTSRTQAVLWGLQNGFEPDTLRTVDRSLLVRPAEVTYRGPAR; encoded by the coding sequence GTGACGCCCCGCGTCCGGCTCGCCATCGTGGACGACTACGCCGTCGTGGTCGCCGGGGTCGCCGCCCTCCTGGCCGACGAGGACATCGACGTGGTGGAGACGGGGGCCTCGCAGCCGGTCCTGACCGACGTCGACGTCGTCCTCTACGACACGTTCGGTCAGGTCGAGGGCACCGGCATCAGCCTGAGCGACTTCGTGCGCGAGAGCGGGGCGAAAGTCGTCGTCTACAGCTGGAACCTGCACCCGTCGCTGATCCAGCAGGCCCTCGACGGGGGCGCGCGTGGCTACCTGTCCAAGGTGCTCACCGGGCCCGAGGTGGTCCGCGCCCTCAAGCGGGTGCTCGCCGGCGAGACCGTCGTCGTCACCGGCTACGACGAGACCAGCGTGGGCGGGGCGGGCGACTGGCCGGGTCGCAGCGCCGGGCTGTCGCCGCGCGAGGCCGAGGTCGTCGCGCTGATCACCCAGGGCCTCAGCAATCAGGACATCGCCGACCGGGTCTACCTCGGCATCAACACCGTCAAGACCTACATCCGTACGGCGTGCCGCAAGATGGGCGTCACCTCGCGCACCCAGGCCGTGCTGTGGGGCCTGCAGAACGGCTTTGAGCCCGACACCCTGCGCACGGTCGATCGCTCGCTGCTGGTGCGACCCGCCGAGGTCACCTACCGGGGACCGGCGAGATGA
- a CDS encoding response regulator transcription factor, producing MSQEPHGERRAVVVEDDEDIRSLIEFTLTTQGFVVRSVETGLDGVQQVRDFDPDLVTLDLGLPGIDGIETCRRIREITDAYVVMITARDDEIDRLLGLETGADDFISKPFSVRELKARINALFRRPRRGVGAAGPAPASAQAVVTAPVVPDHEVLEHGPLRVDVEGRRAFKAAEELALTRTEFDLLTELMRTPARVWTREALLRSVWGTDWASDTHLVEVHIGNLRRKLGEGAGQPKFIKTVRGVGYRMESWD from the coding sequence GTGTCTCAGGAACCGCATGGGGAGCGTCGCGCGGTCGTCGTCGAGGACGACGAGGACATCCGCTCGCTCATCGAGTTCACCCTGACCACGCAGGGCTTCGTGGTCCGCTCGGTCGAGACCGGCCTCGACGGCGTGCAGCAGGTCAGGGACTTCGACCCCGACCTGGTCACCCTCGACCTCGGTCTCCCGGGCATCGACGGCATCGAGACCTGTCGCCGGATCCGCGAGATCACCGACGCCTACGTCGTGATGATCACCGCCCGCGACGACGAGATCGACCGGCTGCTCGGCCTCGAGACCGGTGCCGACGACTTCATCTCCAAGCCCTTCAGCGTCCGCGAGCTCAAGGCCCGCATCAACGCGCTGTTCCGGCGTCCGCGCCGTGGCGTCGGTGCCGCCGGGCCGGCGCCCGCCTCGGCCCAGGCCGTCGTCACAGCCCCCGTCGTACCCGATCACGAGGTGCTCGAGCACGGCCCCCTGCGCGTCGATGTCGAGGGCCGGCGGGCGTTCAAGGCCGCCGAGGAGCTGGCGCTGACGCGCACCGAGTTCGACCTGCTCACCGAGCTGATGCGCACCCCCGCCCGCGTGTGGACCCGCGAGGCGCTGCTGCGCTCGGTCTGGGGCACCGACTGGGCCAGCGACACCCACCTCGTCGAGGTCCACATCGGCAACCTGCGCCGCAAGCTCGGCGAGGGTGCCGGTCAGCCGAAGTTCATCAAGACGGTGCGCGGGGTGGGCTACCGCATGGAGTCGTGGGACTGA